From the Oceanivirga salmonicida genome, the window AAAAAAGGAATGAAAAAATAATTTAAAAAAATATTTTTTTAAAATTAAATAAAATAAATAATTAGAATTTTGATTATTTAATTTTTTTTTATAAAAAAAAAAGAGAAAAAGACGTGACTTTTATAGGGGGGGGGGGGGTATATAATACTATAAAATAGAAAGGAGATAAATGAATATTATAACTATAATAATATTATTACTAATTTCTTTTATTTTGCAATATATTTTTACATTTATGCAAATAAAAAATTTTAATATATTTTATTCAAAATTACGAAAAAATGGGAAAGTAGCCATTGGTAAAAAAAAAGGTGGATTTAGAGCAGGAGCCATAGTTATGTTTTCATTAAATTCCAATAATGAAATATTAGACGGGGCATATATGCAAGGAGTTACTGTATTAGCGAGATTTAAAAAAATTGATATTTTTAATGGCACTAAAATAATTTGTATTACAAAAGAAATGTGTTTAAATAAAAAATTGTCTTTATCACTGACAGAAGCTATTTTGGATAGTGTTGAAACATTTA encodes:
- a CDS encoding transcriptional regulator GutM; translated protein: MNIITIIILLLISFILQYIFTFMQIKNFNIFYSKLRKNGKVAIGKKKGGFRAGAIVMFSLNSNNEILDGAYMQGVTVLARFKKIDIFNGTKIICITKEMCLNKKLSLSLTEAILDSVETFKKVNCGEEIPLPKSLFGKIIEKIK